One Salvia splendens isolate huo1 chromosome 1, SspV2, whole genome shotgun sequence genomic window, ATCATATTGATATCACTTTTATTTGAAATGCAAATATGTTTGTTCGGGTCAATAGTTAGGTTAGTGTTCGGCTCTAACTGATGCAGATGCAACCTCCTAAATCTAATTAACAAgaactataataataataataataatgtaaattGAAGGTGTCTGAAAAGCTTGTTATGGAGTCTTTCTCGAAACAGCACTGCAAGGAAATTGCGCATGTATCAGTCAGGATGCTTCCATGCTCTAATTTCTTATTAATTTTCTTCGACAAAACGCGTTGAAATCATGTCTCTTGTTTCCTTTGTCTATAGATATGTTCTCACCTTGTCAATGGGGATTATGGATGGATGCATGATGTTTCTCATCTTAATCTTAATCTTAATCTCAAAATTGATGAACATGGGAGCTATTTAATCTGCTTCTCATAAGTTTGAATGAGGATCTTATACCTGCAATCCCATTTATGACATTATTTTTGCAGGAGAGTCATAGCAGTTGCTACAGTCATGATGGAAATCAAGGAGAAAGAGAAAATCGTGATAGCCAAACCAGTTGCATGTAGACCTCGTTTCTCCAATCCGAAATCCTTATCTGTCCTTCTCTCTGTTACAACTGATGCTTCTCCACCTCCTGCTAATACTGAAGCTGCTACAGTCATAAGACCAACGACAGTGCGCTTTAAGCCTGACAGCATTCTTGATTTGGTTGGAGCTGTTAATTATCAAAGACTACTTTCTGTTTACGTATTATGCAAACTTCCGTAATCTTTGTTGTTTCTCAAATATATATAATGACTCTAGGATGAGGCTGCAGCTTGCATTCCAACTAAAAGGGACCTAGAATCTAACACCGCGTGCAGTGTGGTCTACAAACCAATAGCTAAGCTTGTTTCAAGGACAACAGTTTCTCTCCTGTCAAATTTGGTTAGTATATATATTATGATATGTAAGACCCACATATGTTCTTTTATACTCCACTACTATTAATTAGGCCTCCTGGGAAAACACAATTCTTGTAAAAATTTGTTTTATAGCTTTGGCTTACATCTTTTACCCATGCTTTTTTTTCCCATCAAGATCTTGATGTTTTTTTTCGATCATTTAGGGGGGTAATGGTATTGCTCCTACACAAGAAGTTGGTGAGGACGGTAATAGAGTAAATTCAAACCAAGTAACTCACCAATCCGGCACCAAATTAGAGATCCATCCTGATTTCCCCACACAGTCGGAACATAGGGCAACTACTCCAGTAGAAAATCATGCTCAGGAAACCAAATTCTCAATCCCTGCAAACATCAGGGATCGGACTTCATATGATGGTCACAATTGGCGTAAATATGGACAGAAACAGGTTAAAGGAAGTGAGTATCCTCGAAGTTACTACAAGTGTACATACCCGAACTGTCCCGTAAAAAAGAAAGTAGAAAAATCGCTTGATGGACAGATTGCAGAGATAGTTTACAATGGTGAGCATAACCACTTAAAGCCCCAGCCACCTGATCACACTCCAGCAGATGGACACACACAGACACCAGTTTATGATGCCGCTCGGAAAGAGGTGCAAAGTCATGTGATAAATCAACAAGCTGAGGCAGTGAGAGCTCATCAAGGGGGATCAGACATTCAGGATTTTACTGAATCATCTAACCAGTCAACTTTTTCCAGTACTCCACCAACCAATTATACTGTTGCATCTGCAGCATGCAATGCTGGCCCCTCAGTGTCCCATAATTCGCTGGGTGAATGTGATGAAGTTGGTAGATTTGTCGATGCAGAAGGTGGTGCCTTCAGAAGCAAAAGAACGTAAAATAAATTTACTTTTTTAATGTTTAAGATTGCTATTTTGTGTAGCTTCATATTTGTCGATGCAGAAGGTGGTACCAGACTACTTGGCCCTCTTAAACTGATGTTTATTGCTCTAGGGAATCCGACAACCAATTACCCAGAGCAAGTATGGCTGGGGAAGCCTCATCCATTGTCGTTCAGAACCATACTGATTCTGGCATAATCGGGGATGGATACCGCTGGAGGAAGTACGGCCAGAAAGTAGTGAGGGGAAAGATGTACCCTAGGTTAGTACTTGCACTAAATATGCTTGGTTCATTTATTTCAGCATTCATAATAATACATTGAACTGGTCCGAATCATATTCCATGGAACCTGTTGATGATGATATTAAAGGTGAAGAATTCTGAGCGTCAAGATTATGTATGTTTTGACCAAACAACATGAGTTTCTTGATTAATGGAAGTTAAATAGAAATATGAATAGTTCATTTACAAAGCTAGTTAATTCCATTGTTCAATTTTCTTTACTTCCATGGTACGAATGATTTTGCAACTACTGATCCTATCATATTCATGGCATGAATGGTTTTGCAGGAGTTACTACAGATGCACCCATCGGGACTGCAATGTGAGGAAGTATGTAGAGAGAACCTCTGAAGATCCAGGCACATTCATAACGACGTATGAGGGCAAACACAGCCATGCCATGCCAATGAAAACTGCAAATGTAGAGGCATCCAAGACAAGTGCCAAGAACTGAACCCATCCAAGGAGAAAGAAGATTTTGCTCGAACGACGAATTCATCCGATCCCAATTATTCTGATGAGGCATATCAACTGGGATGTAACTTAATATGTTTTTTCTGCATTTCATCGTTCTCTACAATCAAACAATGTGTAACCAAATCTTAATTATTGGCTATCTTATTCTGCATTTCTTCCTTTATTGGTGATGGAGTCGGAGACTGGTGAATCATTGAATTCTTTTTTGAAAAAACTAGTGCAACGATGATTGGTCCAAAAAGTGTTGTTGATTTTCAACTGAGTTTAGTTGAAATGATATAATAGTATTAGTATCATATGTATTGGATGTGGACGGCATTGTTGAAGTTAATGGGCTCGCACTAATTTTCAATTCTCTACAGTAATGATGCCTTCAAGTTGTGGGCATAGATCCGACATCGCCTTTACATAAATGACACCCATAATTGCTACGcctcataaaatatttttaattttagtatatTCATTATGACAACCATAATTGCTACTGCCCAcgaaatattttaatttttgtatactAGCTATATTTATTTGCATTTAATATTACTTCAATACCTTATTTGTCAAATTacatatatatttgttttattactataatcGACCCATATTACAGCAAAGAGCTTTTcccaaattatttat contains:
- the LOC121748489 gene encoding WRKY transcription factor 44-like, with protein sequence MMEIKEKEKIVIAKPVACRPRFSNPKSLSVLLSVTTDASPPPANTEAATVIRPTTVRFKPDSILDLDEAAACIPTKRDLESNTACSVVYKPIAKLVSRTTVSLLSNLGGNGIAPTQEVGEDGNRVNSNQVTHQSGTKLEIHPDFPTQSEHRATTPVENHAQETKFSIPANIRDRTSYDGHNWRKYGQKQVKGSEYPRSYYKCTYPNCPVKKKVEKSLDGQIAEIVYNGEHNHLKPQPPDHTPADGHTQTPVYDAARKEVQSHVINQQAEAVRAHQGGSDIQDFTESSNQSTFSSTPPTNYTVASAACNAGPSVSHNSLGECDEVGRFVDAEGGAFRSKRTESDNQLPRASMAGEASSIVVQNHTDSGIIGDGYRWRKYGQKVVRGKMYPRSYYRCTHRDCNVRKYVERTSEDPGTFITTYEGKHSHAMPMKTANVEASKTSAKN